The proteins below are encoded in one region of Oncorhynchus clarkii lewisi isolate Uvic-CL-2024 chromosome 33, UVic_Ocla_1.0, whole genome shotgun sequence:
- the LOC139392841 gene encoding inositol 1,4,5-triphosphate receptor associated 2-like isoform X1: MDLGVTHRQRHNPVDSICRKLQTIQRHDREVNPSSPFQIPKFTSSSYDSPQSSLRRNLEVILKKREREGLLTPKGSPQLPRSSHCPNSSPANPTMNPPTPVNATFTITSNPGEWRGVGLGGQGRGWQRNCSTPAVQTGDTFFSFSHGHQFTQPEAGTGSDGSERHRAPSLTRTPAQSLLSYNLNFCSSDSTANLLQCELPYPALVVKRLSMGDGAMSSENRKETMTEVSLICEEDLLDTIFHVCDTQRRGKVYVSRIVDYLRHTTSRGSEDSGLEDLCNMLDPEHKDVSIDLDTYHAIMKEWIDDCRKNGDDTPEDLTQESVRLRDSLSAKRSVLLNMTSGSLEAFGGEVSRTDFETSDLVFCVTDLQFSNQKLQEEVRKLKQNVETMEDHNQKLAEENEELKSQARLGQQLAQKEKMLKDEVEEMKMSLSCTEEGRARASAQTKHMERENQSLIAKISCLQDENIKVTMEMDDLQKRMIELCDLNAELQVHNHSFDAVVSEKESLILQKCRQIEELMATVMEYSSVTELLRADKTKLESQIHMMPPDMAVAGLSLSVAYRLNHSTSGSLQTELALAQTPPEGAARVSPLSFASALDESLDREVLVLLQGPTPDQMSPEFKSLINKLKRDFKDEGHSILSTLRGLMHHYGGPGASKDPRLQAVQSELDQRRTEWGLSLEQLDQYTDSLENKLIKMASSIRRSRTEILHLSVRVQEQENQKRQLREELDRLNTPGDSREASCQTPDEDTQAGEDLDWDEEFVLQDFLKNEGVETYRDFKSQETGPTEEDRLTERGDQLGEVRERWNVVGGEGPEGGMRGISLLSPLSEQSEPDQTEGEDLRETTAATDSDQRVNSLSPQGAKLPECFGPEDAHQHAVDTEEHLLPPSHSSLSDAMSPDTIVPLLQDTPQPGSPEHDRTITAGNSPPPRQAEMVSPSCTYPVMNETILLTGSSQQTDGSERGKGEDITTSTNMSDTQKLTKDQLAERVLAEDSTSLLPVLEEEEDTQESVVQVPTVEVDLSGTVSLAGDRGSPTMDGLNVAPTDPSQGPRDATTPDPSGAKIDSLVLRSKFKKELELSRSMDVIEEGKVQEDLSETSVTTEKDIEASVSEDSTVGDRSSLSPNDKEIEVVTEFQRLSLGFKCDMFTLEKRLRLEERSRDLAEENVRREVSSCQGLLQALAPLCEDDNQSMEIIQRLQKNLDILIQSMTRVSSRSEMLGAIHQESRTGTAVEIMVQHVENLRRMYTKEHAELTELRENMLQNERSFGSHSGGTHSDDFRGKKPSGATSYKASARRVSIAAIPRSGGGGGPMHFDMPNKPQDTTEAERLTRRSPWNVTGKSTARPPLKRFVSSGAWIETDEPSLVMLMKGPAYDADSPSDEERRDVPVQRKSSLTELGNKITSLIMPNKTPILAEQTAAAPCLGYSSRPASAASGSRGLWLWLALVVVLAGLLALLASLVLQPAVDGAPVGTGDSWVTIQQLLWPYTGLRHNGQPPV, encoded by the exons ATGGACCTTGGAGTGACCCATCGTCAACGCCACAACCCTGTTGACAGCATCTGTCGTAAGCTGCAGACCATCCAGCGGCACGACCGTGAGGTTAACCCCTCCTCGCCCTTCCAGATTCCAAAGTTCACGTCCAGCAGCTACGACAGCCCCCAGTCCAGCCTGCGCCGCAACCTGGAAGTCATCCTGAAGAAGCGCGAGAGGGAGGGGCTGTTAACCCCCAAGGGTTCACCCCAGCTTCCCAGGAGCTCCCACTGTCCCAACTCCAGCCCAGCCAACCCCACCATGAACCCCCCAACCCCGGTCAATGCTACGTTTACCATAACGAGTAATCctggggagtggaggggggtggggttaggagggcaAGGGAGAGGATGGCAGAGGAACTGCTCCACCCCAGCTGTCCAGACTGGAGACACTTTTTTCAGCTTCTCTCATGGTCACCAGTTTACTCAGCCTGAGGCGGGGACAGGGTCTGACGGCAGCGAGAGGCACAGGGCCCCATCTCTAACTCGCACACCTGCACAGAGCCTGCTGTCCTACAACCTCAACTTCTGCTCGTCGGACTCCACGGCCAACCTGCTGCAGTGTGAGCTGCCTTACCCGGCCCTGGTTGTCAAGAGACTGTCCATGGGAGACG gagccaTGTCCTCTGAGAATCGGAAGGAGACGATGACTGAGGTCAGTCTGATCTGTGAAGAGGATTTACTAGACACCATTTTCCATGTTTGTGACACCCAGCGCAGAG GTAAGGTGTACGTGTCTCGTATCGTGGACTACCTGCGTCACACCACCAGCCGGGGTTCTGAGGACAGCGGGCTGGAGGACCTGTGTAATATGCTGGACCCAGAGCACAAAGATGTCTCCATAGACCTGGACACCTACCACGCCATCATGAAGGAGTGGATCGATGACTGCAGaaagaatgg GGACGACACACCAGAGGACCTAACTCAAGAGTCTGTCAGACTCCGAGACAGCCTGTCAG CTAAGAGGTCTGTCCTGCTGAACATGACCTCGGGTAGTCTGGAGGCATTTGGAGGGGAGGTGTCACGAACAGATTT TGAGACGTCAGACCTGGTGTTCTGTGTGACCGACCTGCAGTTCAGTAACCAGAAGCTTCAGGAGGAGGTGAGGAAGCTGAAGCAGAATGTGGAGACCATGGAGGACCATAACCAGAAACTAGCAGAGGAGAACGAGGAGCTCAAGTCACAGGCCAGACT AGGCCAGCAGCTGGCCCAGAAGGAGAAGATGTTGaaggatgaggtggaggagatgAAGATGAGTCTGAGCTGTACAGAGGAGGGCAGAGCCAGGGCCTCGGCTCAGACCAAACATATG gagagagagaaccagagtcTGATTGCCAAGATAAGCTGTCTTCAGGATGAG AACATCAAGGTCACCATGGAGATGGATGACCTCCAGAAGAGGATGATTGAACTGTGTGACCTAAACGCTGAGCTGCAG GTCCATAACCATTCCTTTGATGCTGTCGTGAGTGAAAAGGAATCCCTCATACTCCAG AAGTGCAGACAGATTGAGGAGCTGATGGCTACAGTGATGGAGTACTCATCAGTCACAGAG CTGTTGAGAGCAGACAAGACCAAGCTGGAGAGCCAGATACACATGATGCCGCCAGACATGGCAGT TGCAGGTCTCTCCCTGTCGGTGGCGTACAGGTTGAACCACAGCACTTCAGGATCCCTGCAGACAGAACTGGCCCTTGCTCAAACACCTCCGGAG GGTGCGGCGCGTGTGTCGCCACTGAGCTTTGCATCTGCGCTAGATGAGTCTCTGGACAGGGAGGTGTTAGTGCTCCTGCAGGGCCCCACACCTGACCAGATGTCCCCGGAGTTCAAGAGCCTCATCAACAAATTG AAGAGAGATTTTAAGGACGAGGGCCATTCCATCTTGTCAACACTCAGAGGACTCATGCACCACTATGGAGGACCAGGGGCTAGTAAAGACCCCAGACTGCAG GCGGTGCAGTCTGAGCTGGATCAGAGGAGGACGGAGTGGGGCCTCAGCCTGGAGCAGTTGGACCAGTACACCGACTCCCTGGAGAACAAACTGATCAAGATGGCCAGCAGCATAAGGAGGTCCCGCACTGAGATACTACACCTGTCAGTCAG GGTTCAGGAGCAGGAGAATCAGAAGCGGCAACTGCGTGAAGAGTTGGACCGGCTAAATACCCCGGGGGACAGCAGGGAGGCCAGCTGCCAGACCCCCGACgaggacacacag GCTGGGGAAGACCTGGACTGGGACGAGGAGTTTGTCCTCCAAGACTTCCTTAAGAACGAGGGGGTGGAGACGTACAGGGACTTCAAGAGTCAGGAGACGGGACcgacagaggaggacagactgacGGAGAGGGGGGACCAGCTTGGGGAGGTTCGGGAGAGGTGGAACGTGGTGGGGGGAGAGGGACCAGAGGGGGGAATGAGGGggatctcccttctctctcctctctcggagCAAAGTGAACCCGACCAGACGGAGGGAGAGGATCTGAGAG aaACCACAGCGGCAACAGACAGTGACCAGAGGGTGAACAGTCTATCCCCACAG GGTGCCAAACTACCAGAATGCTTTGGGCCTGAGGACGCCCACCAGCATGCTGTTGACACCGAGGAGcatctactccctccctcccactcttctCTATCGG ATGCAATGAGCCCTGACACCATAGTGCCCCTTCTTCAAGACACACCTCAGCCTGGCTCACCAGAACACGACAGGACCATCACTGCTGGGAACAGTCCACCCCCCAGGCAGGCTGAGATGGTATCTCCCAGTTGCACTTACCCTGTGATGAATGAGACCATTTTACTGACTGGCAG CTCCCAGCAGACAGACGGCAGCGaaagaggaaaaggagaggaCATCACCACCTCGACCAATATGAGTGACACACAG aagctAACCAAGGACCAGCTGGCTGAGAGAGTGCTAGCAGAGGACAG caCCAGCCTGTTACCAgtactagaggaggaggaggacacacaGGAGTCAGTGGTGCAAGTGCCTACAGTGGAAGTGGACTTGTCAG GGACAGTCAGTCTGGCAGGGGACAGAGGCTCTCCGACTATGGATGGACTGAATGTTGCGCCCACTGACCCATCACAGGGTCCAAGGGATGCTACGACACCTGACCCCTCAGGAGCCAAAATTGACTCCCTGGTTCTCAGGAGCAAGTTCAAGAAGGAGCTG GAGCTGTCTCGCAGTATGGATGTCATCGAGGAAGGGAAGGTACAAGAGGACCTGAGTGAAACCAGTGTTACCACAGAGAAGGACA TTGAAGCCTCTGTTTCTGAGGACTCAACCGTAGGGGACAGAAGCAG CCTGTCCCCTAACGACAAGGAGATTGAGGTAGTG ACTGAGTTCCAGCGCCTGTCCCTGGGCTTTAAGTGTGACATGTTCACCCTGGAgaagaggctgaggctggaggagAGGTCACGAGACCTGGCAGAGGAGAATGTCCGGAGGGAGGTGTCCAGTTGCCAGGGACTATTACAG GCCCTGGCCCCTCTGTGTGAGGATGATAACCAGTCTATGGAGATCATCCAGAGACTTCAGAAGAACCTGGACATCCTCATCCAGTCCATGACCAGAGTGTCCAGTCGCTCAGAGATGCTGGGCGCCATACACCAG gagTCTCGTACAGGCACGGCAGTAGAGATAATGGTCCAGCATGTAGAGAACCTGAGGAGGATGTACACTAAGGAACACGCTGAGCTCACTGAGCTGAGGGAGAACATGCTGCAGAACGAGAGGTCCTTCGGATCCCACTCAGGAGGAACACACtcgg ATGATTTCAGAGGCAAGAAACCATCTGGAGCAACGTCCTATAAG GCATCAGCCCGACGGGTCAGCATAGCAGCTATCCCCCGGTCCGGTGGGGGAGGGGGACCCATGCATTTTGACATGCCTAATAAACCACAGGACACCACGGAGGCGGAGAGACTCACCCGCAGATCTCCCTG GAATGTGACGGGGAAGAGCACGGCGCGTCCTCCTCTAAAGCGCT